One Halobaculum sp. CBA1158 DNA segment encodes these proteins:
- a CDS encoding type II toxin-antitoxin system PemK/MazF family toxin, whose amino-acid sequence MNIQRGDVVRVDLGGKHDDDTRGSEIYKPRRSVVIQNDAGNQNSPTTIIAPISDGHTGYPFHVNLPGTMPELEKDSHVQLDQIRTVDISARITKKYGSLSQSQMDAVDDAIRISLGLR is encoded by the coding sequence ATGAATATTCAGCGAGGAGATGTCGTACGAGTGGATCTCGGGGGCAAACACGATGACGACACCCGCGGAAGTGAAATATACAAACCGCGCCGTTCGGTGGTAATTCAAAACGATGCGGGCAACCAGAATTCCCCGACGACCATTATCGCCCCGATTTCTGACGGCCACACGGGATACCCGTTCCACGTGAATCTACCCGGAACGATGCCGGAGCTGGAGAAAGACTCGCATGTCCAGCTTGACCAGATTCGCACCGTTGACATCAGTGCGCGAATCACGAAAAAGTACGGTAGCCTCTCTCAGTCGCAAATGGATGCTGTTGATGACGCAATCCGCATCTCTCTCGGATTGCGATAG
- a CDS encoding PD-(D/E)XK nuclease family protein, translating to MSIRRARTIDDLYDEVDDYDLVLTTDAPLSQALNRRIDRPRLGTFAATPRMLASGEFRPRDDRQLFLELIDATDLNWKHAAYLLESILGCWEETGDLRAILEYDQFDTRATRRAIDVIDTADSAHNDLAEYTIPKERSVAVIGEEQFTALDRSVLPDEYETVDPFGGDDFELPEFHLYESTTDIVDTVVSNVTPENAEDVAIIMDRGSEYPALVESALEANDIPFYGGPGFADDESLRTFIRLLRTAHVDRHARLGDVRPILHHLGIRPSVEDDNKRLHELDHPEIEPLQQFCETIHEQSIDEALSTFETWCDRSLDAFREELDRLGVRHATVREGTLDGIEFYLQSFDVPIDRDDAGVLLADATAAAYVDRPAVFYLGMDADWTHRILDRPWIDADAKDRQYLRQFQLLLQNGNEQYFLVQETSAGEPVTPCLYFHDLLDGDFDTFGDLPSTSHTRFLGRDGDGFEKEPIDAEPTTIETLSPSSLSTFANCPRDYFFDRVVTSPDRDHFQKGNLFHDFAEFYVNHPDIIDATAGDELVDRMLAEMRPYIDDVDLEVLRTEFEIGIDLIQRFLTEEHPTEREYEGYGHREDSNFFAEHFDQPIDSPITERWFENPTLGGEGKVDLIHTPSQLVDYKSGSHTSASKVVDKSAIDEISDEPDFQALLYLAHHRRVHPDERIRFVFFHFLELVDEEVVGEATLEDALTRVTYHPEPFHEFAKRRAAFDTLREGVAESNDRRKTLERMGYDVYEAFFDRHDFPDVEDTDALLETDLAAEFTERAKAEVGDYVYVDDGTDSALKELHRLRGRNYFEDEVDAFEQFLQGQIERINEYRRSQFPIGDPNVDRVDHRDLIQIDD from the coding sequence GTGTCAATAAGACGGGCTCGAACTATTGATGATCTCTATGACGAAGTCGACGACTACGACTTGGTGTTGACGACAGATGCACCACTCAGTCAGGCTCTGAACCGACGGATAGATCGCCCCCGGCTCGGGACATTTGCCGCGACACCGCGGATGCTGGCTTCCGGGGAGTTTCGTCCACGTGACGACCGACAGCTCTTTCTCGAACTCATCGACGCAACCGACCTGAATTGGAAGCACGCCGCGTATCTCTTAGAAAGCATCCTCGGCTGCTGGGAGGAGACCGGAGACCTCCGTGCCATCCTCGAATACGACCAGTTCGACACCCGCGCCACGCGCCGCGCCATCGACGTGATCGATACTGCCGACAGTGCTCACAACGACCTCGCCGAGTATACGATCCCAAAGGAGCGGTCTGTCGCCGTCATCGGCGAAGAGCAATTCACGGCACTTGACCGATCCGTTCTCCCCGACGAGTACGAGACGGTTGACCCATTCGGTGGCGACGACTTCGAGTTGCCGGAGTTCCATCTCTACGAGTCCACAACCGACATCGTCGACACCGTCGTTAGCAACGTGACGCCCGAGAACGCTGAAGACGTGGCCATCATCATGGATCGGGGCAGTGAGTACCCCGCGCTTGTCGAGTCCGCACTCGAGGCGAACGACATCCCGTTCTATGGCGGCCCCGGCTTCGCCGACGACGAGAGTTTGCGGACATTCATCCGCTTGTTGCGGACGGCCCACGTCGATAGACACGCGCGGCTGGGCGACGTTCGACCGATTCTTCACCATCTCGGTATCCGGCCGTCAGTCGAGGACGATAACAAACGCCTGCACGAACTCGATCATCCGGAGATCGAACCGCTCCAGCAGTTCTGTGAAACCATTCACGAGCAATCAATTGACGAGGCTCTCTCCACGTTCGAGACGTGGTGCGATCGGTCGTTAGACGCCTTCCGCGAGGAGTTGGATCGGCTCGGCGTGCGACACGCTACTGTCAGGGAAGGCACGCTCGACGGGATCGAATTCTACCTTCAGTCGTTCGACGTCCCAATCGACCGAGACGACGCCGGCGTCCTGCTTGCGGACGCGACCGCGGCGGCCTACGTGGATCGCCCGGCCGTATTCTATCTCGGGATGGACGCCGACTGGACGCACCGCATCCTCGACCGGCCGTGGATCGACGCCGATGCCAAGGATCGCCAGTACCTCCGGCAATTCCAGTTGCTCCTGCAGAACGGCAACGAGCAGTACTTCCTCGTGCAGGAGACGAGTGCCGGCGAACCAGTAACACCGTGTCTCTACTTCCATGACCTGCTCGACGGAGATTTCGATACGTTCGGAGATCTTCCGAGCACGTCCCATACTCGGTTCCTCGGTCGTGATGGAGACGGATTCGAGAAGGAACCGATCGACGCTGAGCCGACGACCATCGAGACGCTCAGCCCGTCGAGTCTGAGCACCTTTGCCAACTGTCCGCGCGATTATTTCTTTGATCGCGTCGTGACCAGCCCCGACCGCGATCACTTCCAGAAGGGCAATCTCTTTCACGACTTTGCCGAGTTCTACGTCAACCATCCCGACATCATCGACGCGACCGCCGGAGACGAGTTGGTCGACCGTATGCTGGCCGAGATGCGCCCCTACATCGACGATGTCGACTTGGAGGTGCTACGGACGGAGTTCGAGATCGGTATCGATCTCATCCAGCGATTCCTGACCGAGGAACACCCGACGGAACGTGAATACGAGGGATACGGGCATCGCGAAGACTCGAACTTCTTTGCCGAGCACTTCGACCAGCCGATTGATTCGCCCATCACGGAGCGATGGTTCGAGAACCCCACCCTCGGCGGGGAAGGAAAAGTCGACCTCATCCACACCCCATCGCAGTTGGTCGATTACAAGAGCGGCAGCCACACGTCGGCCTCCAAGGTCGTCGACAAGTCGGCAATCGATGAGATCAGCGATGAACCGGATTTCCAAGCCCTCCTCTACCTCGCTCACCACCGGCGCGTCCATCCCGACGAGCGGATTCGATTCGTGTTCTTCCACTTTCTCGAGTTGGTCGACGAGGAGGTGGTCGGGGAAGCTACCCTCGAAGACGCGTTGACCCGGGTCACGTACCATCCCGAACCGTTCCACGAGTTCGCCAAGCGACGGGCGGCGTTCGACACACTTCGAGAAGGCGTCGCCGAGAGCAACGACCGCCGCAAGACGCTCGAACGAATGGGCTACGATGTCTACGAGGCGTTCTTCGACCGCCACGACTTCCCGGACGTCGAGGACACGGACGCGCTGCTCGAAACCGACCTCGCCGCCGAGTTCACCGAACGCGCGAAAGCAGAGGTGGGTGACTACGTGTACGTGGACGATGGAACCGACTCAGCGCTGAAGGAACTTCACAGGCTGCGTGGCCGAAACTACTTCGAGGACGAGGTGGATGCCTTCGAGCAGTTCCTGCAAGGACAGATCGAGCGAATCAACGAGTATCGGCGCTCCCAGTTCCCCATCGGCGATCCGAACGTCGACCGCGTCGATCACCGCGACCTCATTCAAATCGATGACTGA
- a CDS encoding SDR family oxidoreductase has translation MQVAVIGANGGIGRELVPRLADAGYDPIGVVRDESQFDAVRERGGEPRYGDLEGELAPALEGVDAVVFTAGSGGGTGWDKTLLIDLWGARRSIDACVDGDIDRYVMISAYNASEPLAEPEALAPYRVVKRCADDYLEQSALGATILRPTTLTDEEGTGRVSAAFEYHDDDGPDIPRADVAQTVVACLDDEATVGETIRLFGGDTPIEQAIHPCD, from the coding sequence ATGCAAGTCGCAGTTATCGGTGCGAACGGCGGCATCGGCCGCGAGTTAGTGCCTCGCCTCGCGGACGCCGGATACGATCCGATCGGCGTCGTGCGTGACGAATCCCAATTCGACGCCGTCCGCGAGCGAGGTGGGGAGCCGCGATACGGTGACCTCGAGGGCGAGCTTGCGCCGGCGCTCGAGGGTGTCGACGCGGTCGTATTCACCGCTGGCTCCGGTGGAGGTACCGGCTGGGACAAGACGCTGCTGATCGATCTGTGGGGAGCCCGCCGGAGCATCGACGCCTGTGTCGACGGCGACATCGATCGATACGTGATGATCAGCGCGTACAACGCGAGCGAGCCGCTGGCCGAGCCAGAAGCACTTGCCCCGTATCGCGTGGTCAAACGCTGTGCCGACGACTATCTGGAACAGTCAGCACTGGGTGCCACGATTCTGCGGCCGACGACGCTCACCGACGAGGAGGGAACAGGGCGGGTGTCAGCAGCCTTCGAGTACCACGACGACGACGGGCCCGACATCCCGCGAGCTGATGTCGCGCAGACGGTCGTCGCCTGTCTCGACGACGAGGCGACGGTCGGAGAAACGATCCGGCTCTTCGGTGGGGACACTCCAATCGAGCAAGCCATCCACCCCTGTGACTGA
- a CDS encoding winged helix-turn-helix domain-containing protein, with protein MADDRPTNVNKRVTKEWAADTNPGERVRTVMKRTYDPQSVVTIAKRALISETTARKHLDILAEEGFVKTASPPDENGTRYKRAPRSVVLERAGQILHSVDVETLSARVTELRETVREFEEQTGAESPRAAAIDDTELDAAAVTEWQTTHRNLKLARAALALADATEAVEAYTDSGDHGGPSALNG; from the coding sequence ATGGCCGACGACCGTCCCACCAACGTGAACAAGCGTGTTACCAAGGAGTGGGCGGCGGACACCAACCCCGGCGAGCGCGTTCGCACCGTGATGAAACGGACGTACGACCCCCAGTCGGTCGTCACCATCGCCAAACGGGCGCTAATCTCGGAGACGACTGCACGCAAGCATCTGGATATCCTCGCCGAGGAGGGCTTCGTCAAGACAGCCTCCCCGCCGGATGAGAACGGGACGCGGTACAAACGCGCTCCCCGCTCGGTTGTCCTCGAACGCGCGGGGCAGATCCTCCATTCGGTCGATGTTGAGACGCTTTCGGCTCGCGTCACAGAGCTTCGCGAGACTGTCCGGGAATTCGAGGAACAGACCGGCGCAGAATCCCCACGCGCCGCGGCCATCGATGACACAGAACTGGATGCGGCGGCAGTGACAGAGTGGCAGACGACGCATCGGAACCTGAAGCTTGCACGGGCCGCACTCGCGCTCGCAGACGCAACAGAGGCCGTCGAGGCCTACACCGACTCAGGCGACCACGGTGGGCCATCAGCCCTCAATGGTTGA
- a CDS encoding ATP-dependent helicase, with protein MTDFEPNDQQQELIDATSGIHVVDAGAGTGKTFTITRRYANLLQQDETEPDDILLITFTNNAAAEMKERVVTNCDYSMSALRDAPINTFHGHCHDLLLRDGFSAPTHLGIDDRITSSTRLLENEVVEEDRFREFISQFADEHPEHHDYLRVLNENTSLLEVIRELAAKGIFPTADGWYRNGESYLDGDFEAFEELFEAANEPNEGANGPTQSDLRDGLSGFERDRCFLPDAPAESELRDNYPSIDHEWAGRAFDEERDALKAFVHDIYFEYIEFALRQNYLNFSFLQMFAFVLLCEDHALRESVQFDHVMVDEFQDTSEIQFKLALLLAGTDNLCVVGDWKQSIYGFQYASVDNIRQFGERLENYKRELNSDSERVAFPVDDVTEIKLEKNYRSTQSILDFSRHSLGLPATSNEEVALDIEDDITPLTATTDHDHSNIEAFTSDDECEAILTRVQEIVGNRAYAVEGEDGELRPPSHEDIAVLTRTRRFGRELQSHAREYNIPVAYEGGVELFGTEQAILLLAWLRLLEDRHSERGWAVVLEEAGYTLDEVKAILERESYPSNMLSFRERLASAETVGGIARLVFDRYGFEDAYADALVAVLQGTFDSTTHNRGAIVRFMEQSLEADATHDVDDNPGGDSITVQTIHAAKGLEHPIVILANINQYSFPPSGGGADRIRYEDPVALRQTKHYADAHGRPHIYDNWRYRILSKCLNRDYDEERRLMYVAITRAESHVLFSAGSSPSPLFENLPLEPETVEPDVEEARTARTEQSRLQVSVPVPDIPAGQSPHSLMDDRVFSDVDEGRGIEFGNQVHDFAEQYAEGAVVEPSNEDERRVAEFLDALDGELRAEENAYLPVTVGEQEVTISGIIDLLHVAEGRVDIVDYKTDLGRHAESEYRKQLSVYYHVVRAAFPDSRVTTTLFYTADGDRIEIDPLSKDEIADLIDRDYAEAQPDGEEDPIIR; from the coding sequence ATGACTGACTTCGAACCCAACGACCAGCAGCAGGAGTTAATCGATGCCACGAGCGGCATTCACGTCGTCGACGCCGGTGCCGGGACGGGCAAGACGTTCACCATCACGCGTCGGTATGCGAACCTCCTGCAGCAGGACGAGACCGAACCGGACGATATCCTGCTGATCACGTTCACGAACAACGCTGCAGCCGAAATGAAGGAGCGCGTCGTCACGAACTGCGATTACTCGATGTCGGCGCTCCGGGACGCGCCCATCAACACGTTCCACGGACACTGTCACGACCTACTGCTCCGGGACGGATTCTCGGCTCCGACACACCTCGGGATCGACGATCGGATCACGTCCTCGACGCGCCTGCTCGAAAACGAGGTGGTCGAGGAAGATCGGTTCCGGGAGTTCATATCGCAGTTCGCCGACGAGCATCCCGAACACCACGACTACCTCCGTGTTCTCAATGAGAACACGTCGCTGTTGGAGGTGATCCGCGAACTGGCTGCGAAGGGAATTTTCCCGACTGCCGACGGCTGGTACCGGAACGGGGAGTCCTACCTCGACGGCGATTTCGAGGCCTTCGAGGAACTGTTCGAGGCGGCAAACGAGCCGAATGAGGGGGCAAACGGGCCGACGCAATCCGATTTACGGGATGGTCTAAGTGGGTTCGAGCGTGACCGCTGTTTCCTTCCCGACGCCCCGGCCGAGTCGGAACTCCGGGACAACTACCCGAGTATCGACCACGAGTGGGCCGGCCGTGCCTTCGACGAGGAGCGCGATGCGCTGAAGGCGTTCGTCCACGACATCTATTTCGAGTACATCGAGTTCGCGCTCCGCCAGAACTATCTGAACTTCAGTTTCCTCCAGATGTTCGCCTTCGTGTTGCTGTGTGAGGATCACGCGTTGCGGGAGTCAGTGCAGTTCGACCACGTGATGGTCGACGAGTTTCAGGACACCAGCGAGATTCAGTTCAAGCTCGCCCTGTTGCTCGCGGGGACAGACAACCTCTGCGTGGTGGGCGATTGGAAGCAGAGCATCTACGGGTTCCAGTACGCCTCGGTCGACAACATCCGTCAGTTCGGGGAACGTCTCGAGAACTACAAGCGGGAACTCAACAGCGACAGCGAGCGGGTCGCATTTCCGGTCGACGACGTGACCGAGATCAAACTGGAGAAGAACTACCGCTCTACCCAGTCGATACTGGACTTTTCGCGGCACAGTCTCGGCTTGCCGGCGACGAGCAACGAGGAGGTCGCCCTCGATATCGAGGACGACATCACACCACTGACGGCCACCACCGACCACGACCACTCGAACATCGAGGCGTTCACGAGCGACGACGAGTGCGAGGCCATTCTGACGCGAGTGCAGGAGATCGTCGGCAATCGTGCGTACGCTGTCGAGGGCGAAGACGGTGAGTTGCGTCCTCCCTCTCACGAGGATATCGCGGTCTTGACCCGGACTCGTCGGTTCGGTCGTGAGTTGCAGAGTCACGCCCGCGAGTACAACATCCCGGTCGCCTACGAGGGTGGTGTCGAGCTGTTCGGCACCGAACAGGCGATCCTACTGCTGGCGTGGTTGCGCCTCCTCGAAGATCGGCATTCAGAGCGAGGTTGGGCGGTCGTGCTGGAAGAGGCGGGGTACACACTCGATGAGGTCAAGGCGATCCTCGAGAGGGAGTCGTATCCGTCGAATATGCTCTCGTTCCGGGAACGGCTCGCCAGCGCCGAGACTGTCGGGGGGATCGCACGGCTGGTGTTCGATCGATACGGCTTCGAGGACGCCTACGCGGATGCACTGGTGGCGGTATTGCAGGGAACGTTCGACAGCACGACCCACAACCGTGGGGCCATCGTTCGCTTCATGGAGCAGAGTCTGGAGGCCGACGCCACCCACGACGTGGACGACAACCCCGGTGGCGACTCGATAACCGTCCAGACGATCCACGCCGCGAAGGGCCTCGAACATCCGATCGTCATTCTGGCGAACATCAACCAGTACAGCTTCCCGCCGTCAGGTGGCGGAGCCGACCGAATTCGGTACGAGGATCCGGTCGCGCTCCGGCAAACGAAACACTACGCGGATGCTCACGGACGCCCCCACATCTACGATAACTGGCGATACCGCATCCTCTCGAAGTGTCTCAACCGTGACTACGACGAGGAGCGCCGGCTGATGTACGTCGCGATCACTCGTGCGGAGAGCCACGTCCTGTTCTCCGCTGGCTCATCACCCAGTCCGCTCTTCGAGAACCTGCCGCTCGAGCCCGAGACGGTCGAACCCGATGTGGAGGAGGCAAGGACAGCGCGGACGGAACAGTCCCGGTTGCAGGTATCCGTTCCAGTCCCCGATATACCGGCCGGTCAGTCCCCGCACTCGCTGATGGACGACCGGGTGTTCAGCGATGTTGACGAGGGTCGGGGGATCGAGTTCGGCAATCAGGTTCACGACTTCGCAGAACAGTATGCCGAGGGAGCGGTCGTCGAACCGTCGAACGAAGATGAACGGCGCGTCGCCGAGTTTTTGGACGCTCTCGACGGCGAGCTACGAGCCGAGGAGAACGCCTACCTCCCGGTGACGGTCGGTGAACAGGAGGTGACCATCTCTGGAATCATCGACCTGCTCCACGTCGCCGAAGGCAGGGTCGACATCGTGGACTACAAGACCGATCTCGGTCGCCATGCCGAATCGGAGTATCGGAAGCAGTTGAGCGTCTATTACCACGTCGTTCGGGCCGCATTCCCTGATTCCCGCGTCA
- a CDS encoding ATP-binding protein, whose amino-acid sequence MDAFVDRDADIAALQERYDTDKPSLITVWGRRRVGKTELVEHSIRDRDDVVYYQATETTKQVQLDDFVAEAARTFPGIERIRREWEDVLGYLIEQDALIVLDEFPFLIESDESLPSVIQRLWDHEVEGTSATLVLVGSSISMMKEKVMSGGSPLHGRFDMRLQLEELSFDAATEFFPDYDPEETVLAWGVFGGTPHYLQAIDDDQPLRENIRDAVLSKRGFLHDEPEYVLRTELENPNRYFSILKTIAAGNESPNEIAQAAGIDSDQISHYLKNLQDLEIVDREVPVTENPAQSRRGQYVLKDALFRFWFRFVYGQGDKYDRAGTDAYEELIEPHLADAVSPKFEELCRTAVYNLYDEYTFDRVGRWWYQEQEVDVVGLTSGETMVAGECKFTSQPMGYDVLHDLERDVEDIRWTPQGGGDVTHEFCLFSRSGFNQSLIEAEEERDDLRLFSVADVVTVF is encoded by the coding sequence ATGGACGCGTTCGTTGACCGTGATGCGGACATTGCGGCCCTCCAAGAGCGGTACGATACCGACAAGCCCTCGCTAATCACCGTCTGGGGCCGCCGGCGTGTCGGGAAGACGGAACTGGTCGAACACTCCATCCGCGACAGGGACGACGTCGTCTACTACCAAGCCACGGAGACGACGAAGCAGGTGCAACTCGACGATTTCGTGGCAGAAGCTGCACGAACCTTTCCGGGTATCGAGCGCATTCGCCGCGAGTGGGAGGATGTCCTCGGCTACCTGATCGAGCAAGACGCGCTGATCGTCCTCGACGAGTTTCCGTTCCTGATCGAGAGCGACGAGAGCCTTCCCTCGGTCATCCAGCGACTGTGGGATCACGAGGTCGAGGGCACGAGTGCCACGCTAGTGCTCGTCGGCTCGTCGATCAGCATGATGAAAGAGAAGGTGATGAGCGGCGGAAGCCCGCTTCACGGCCGGTTCGATATGCGCCTCCAGCTTGAGGAGCTGTCGTTCGACGCTGCCACAGAGTTCTTCCCCGACTACGATCCCGAGGAGACAGTACTGGCGTGGGGTGTCTTCGGCGGGACGCCGCACTACCTGCAGGCCATTGACGACGATCAACCATTACGGGAGAACATCCGGGATGCCGTGCTTTCGAAGCGTGGATTCCTCCACGACGAACCCGAGTACGTGCTGCGTACCGAGCTGGAGAACCCGAACCGTTACTTCTCGATCCTGAAGACGATCGCCGCCGGGAACGAGAGCCCGAACGAGATCGCACAAGCAGCTGGCATCGACTCCGATCAGATCAGCCACTACCTGAAGAACTTGCAGGACTTGGAGATCGTCGACCGAGAGGTGCCGGTGACCGAAAACCCCGCGCAATCGCGACGCGGGCAGTACGTCTTGAAGGATGCGCTGTTCCGGTTTTGGTTCCGATTCGTCTACGGGCAGGGTGACAAGTACGACCGGGCAGGCACCGATGCCTACGAGGAGTTGATCGAACCACACCTCGCGGACGCGGTCAGTCCGAAGTTCGAAGAACTGTGTCGAACCGCCGTGTACAATCTCTACGACGAGTACACGTTCGATCGCGTCGGTCGCTGGTGGTATCAGGAGCAGGAGGTCGACGTGGTCGGACTGACATCCGGCGAGACGATGGTCGCCGGCGAGTGCAAGTTCACTAGCCAGCCGATGGGGTACGACGTGCTGCACGACCTCGAACGCGACGTGGAGGACATCCGTTGGACGCCGCAGGGCGGGGGAGACGTCACTCACGAGTTCTGCTTGTTCTCTCGGAGTGGCTTCAACCAGAGCCTGATTGAGGCCGAAGAGGAACGTGACGACCTCCGCCTGTTCTCCGTCGCGGACGTCGTCACTGTGTTCTGA
- a CDS encoding restriction endonuclease, which yields MSDAELLDDLSGFEFEDLMEDVFRNLGYENVRQAERTADKGRDILMEEVVDGTRRAIVVECKHTGSVGRPVVQKLHSAVSTFDFDGPKRGMVVTTGRFTSPAKEYADDLREAGDPHAIELIDGTDLREIADEIGLDLYNGRIEIICDETLRPFDPTSGVDAPVREAFRDIDNIDAGEIPTPQARAEFQPVVLITADVNAVFETSVGVIHRVDETDRFVVHARRGRPDIMKGAVRRLIQENRRQTTDLDEDEFADVFDAIDIHRFGQTETEYKDWAVDRLQERHTTTVSYTGDNNVTYTKTCEPNQSDISVQSITPIYLPEIRQTTRLQQYEYPYEYYAAGPSRVTVEDGIHRCVHCETAGQDTDYTFCTNCGSINCPDHTKTERLEQAPVCTGCAVTERFAFKTKYFYDEENLETFRAEYEEMPLHEKARENPPLVAGVLVSMLLALIVGLVSTGII from the coding sequence ATGAGCGACGCGGAACTATTAGACGACCTCTCTGGCTTCGAGTTTGAGGATCTGATGGAGGATGTTTTCCGGAATCTCGGCTACGAGAACGTTCGACAGGCCGAGCGTACAGCCGACAAAGGACGGGACATCCTTATGGAAGAGGTCGTCGACGGAACGCGTCGCGCAATCGTCGTGGAGTGCAAGCACACCGGTTCGGTTGGCCGGCCCGTGGTTCAGAAACTCCACTCGGCGGTGTCGACGTTCGACTTCGACGGCCCCAAACGCGGCATGGTCGTGACGACAGGCCGGTTCACCTCGCCGGCAAAAGAGTACGCTGACGACCTCCGCGAGGCCGGCGATCCCCATGCCATCGAACTCATCGACGGTACCGACCTGCGAGAGATCGCCGACGAGATCGGCCTTGATCTCTACAACGGCCGCATCGAGATCATCTGTGACGAGACCCTGCGCCCGTTCGATCCCACCAGCGGTGTCGATGCTCCCGTGCGCGAGGCCTTCCGCGACATCGACAACATCGACGCGGGTGAGATACCAACGCCCCAAGCACGGGCGGAATTCCAGCCGGTCGTCCTGATCACGGCGGATGTCAACGCCGTGTTCGAAACGTCGGTCGGCGTCATCCATCGTGTTGACGAAACCGACCGCTTCGTCGTCCACGCTCGGCGAGGACGGCCCGACATAATGAAAGGGGCGGTTCGTAGGCTCATTCAGGAGAACAGGCGCCAGACGACCGATCTGGATGAAGACGAGTTCGCCGATGTGTTCGATGCCATCGACATCCACCGGTTCGGCCAGACTGAGACAGAATACAAGGACTGGGCCGTCGACCGCCTACAGGAGCGCCACACCACGACGGTCTCCTACACCGGCGACAACAACGTCACCTACACCAAGACGTGCGAGCCGAATCAGTCGGACATCTCAGTGCAGTCGATCACTCCGATCTACCTCCCGGAGATCCGCCAGACCACACGTCTCCAGCAGTACGAGTACCCCTACGAGTACTATGCCGCTGGCCCGTCACGCGTGACAGTTGAGGATGGCATCCATCGGTGTGTCCACTGCGAGACGGCCGGACAGGATACCGACTACACGTTCTGTACCAACTGCGGGAGTATCAACTGTCCAGACCACACCAAGACGGAGCGGCTGGAACAGGCGCCCGTTTGCACGGGCTGTGCCGTCACCGAGCGATTCGCGTTCAAGACGAAGTACTTCTACGACGAGGAGAATCTGGAGACGTTCCGTGCCGAGTACGAGGAGATGCCGCTGCACGAAAAGGCACGAGAAAATCCACCTCTCGTTGCAGGTGTACTGGTATCGATGCTTCTTGCACTCATAGTCGGTCTCGTCAGTACAGGCATCATCTGA